CTTATAGTCATGTGCCTGTTTCTGGGTGATGTAGGCCCCCCAGCTGAAACCGTTGTTGTTGCCGGCGATATCAGCATGGTAGGCCATGAGACCGTTGTTGGTCTGGTAGTTGGCTTCCACGTTGCCTTTAATTTTGCCTTGTGGCAGCGGGGCGGGAGGTACGATGTTTACCACGCCTGCCAATGCGTCTGAGCCATACACCAGTGAAGCAGGGCCTTTCAGTATTTCTATTTTGCTGACATTGTAATCATCCACTTCGATACCGTGTTCATCGCCCCACTGCTGGCCTTCCTGGCGAACACCGTCGCTGACCACCACTACACGGTTGTAGCCAAGGCCACGGATGAAAGGTTTGGAGATTGCCGGACCAGTGGAAAGCTGGCTTACGCCGGGCACTTTGGCGATCGCATCAATAATGTTGGTAGAAATGCTCTGGTCGAGGACATCCCGGCGAATGATACTGATGGGCGTAGGTGTTTTTTTCACGGAAGTAGCCAGGTTGGCACCGGTGATCACTACTTCATTTTTTTCGATCAGTGTTTCGGTCAGTTCAAAATCTTTGGTGGTAGTACCGTTTACACTGACTGTCTCCGTATAGGCGGCATAACCGATGGAGTGTACTTCCACAATATATTTTCCTTTCGGCAGATTTTTGATAGTATAATTTCCCTGGGCATCGGTAGCGGCGCCGACATGCAGGTCCGGCAGATAAACAGTAGCACCGGGAATAATGGCATGCGTAACTTTATCCGTTACTTTTCCGGTGAGTGCGTTAGAAAAAGTGCCGTCTTCAGGAATTCCGGCCTGGGCAGTGGGATGCAGCAACAGCAATGTCGCCATTAATCCGAGTATAAATACACGCAAATAATGCATACGTAAGTTATAAGAAATAAGAAAACAGTAAATACCAATAACCGTCTGCTACCCTCAGGTAATAACAGCTATATATCATGTGTAGTTGAAAAATCAGGCAACCTCAGATGGTGGCGCCCGGGGAGAGAGATGACGATAGGTAACATAGCTGGTTTCCGGCAACGGCCGCGGTTGAAATACCCATATTACCGGACGTACCGGTGAAATAAAATCAGTGGTGTACTGATCGAACGGTTCCACTCCTATCTGCAGAAAATCGCAGTGGCGGTGTTGCTCTGAGAACACGGTCCCGCCCACAGGCGTATGCACATCCTGGGTGTCGTGGTGACCGGCGAACAGGTGTATAAACTCCCGTGGGACCGTATTCAGGGTAAATACGCCCAGCAGGATGACCGCTAATATTTTTTGAAAATGTTTATACACCAGGGCAAAGGTAATAAACTTTACGCATTTGCAACATCGATGCATTTATATTGCACTATTTCACCTTCAGCATTGGTCTCACCTGCTGCACGGAACCATTCTGGAACCGGGCATAGTAGACCCCATTTGGCAGGTATTCCGCATCGAAGGTGAAGGTATAGGTGCCGGGAGTGTGTATTTTGTTGACAGGCACGCTCACCAGCCGTCCCATGGTATCGAATATCTGTATCATGGTATTGCCGTTGCCTGTGATATAGGTGATGGTGGTGGCGCTGGTAAAGGGATTAGGGCTGTTAGTGATCAGTTTTTTATCGTCTGTGTTCAGATCGGGCAGGTTGGTAATGACACCACAGGCTACGCCGCTGATCAGGGGCAGCCGCTGGTAATCTTTCTGCAGGATTTTGTTCAGATCGGTCTGATCCACGCAGAACCACTGCTCAAGGATGGAAGCATAGACAGAGCGGAAATCATACTGCATTGGCACGTTGTCCGCCACGCTGGTATTATCGGGTATGGCCGGGGAGTTGCCCAGTACGCCCTGATTGACATAGTCGCCGAAAACGATCATCGGTGCAGCGGCGCCGTGGTCCGTACCCATACTGAAATTGGATTTGATACGTCGGCCAAATTCGGAAAACGTCATTCCTACTACCCTGCGGGAAGCTCTCAGGCCTTTCAGGTCGTCCATAAAGGCTTTGATAGCATCGGACACACCGCCCAGCAATTTAGCATGGCCGCCGGTGGTAGTGTCACCGGATTCTGTCTGACTGGCGTGGGTATCGAAGCCCCCTGTGCTTACCATGTACATGCGGGTTTTAAGCCCTCCGGCCACCAGGCGGGCCACAATCTTCAGCTGATCGGCCAGGTTATTATTAGCAGGGTATGGCCCCTGAGAAGTCACTTTAGCTGCTGCCGCTTTGATCGTCCTCTCATAGCTATTGGTCTGTTTGGCGATCATGCGGATATACTCCAGTTCTTTACCCGCTTTGGTGTTGGGCACAGGATCTACCACGCCGTCAATCAGGTTATAGAAATCTGTCGCACTGGTGATGGCCATTCCCCTGCTGGCATCAGCACCCTGAAAAGCCGGTGACACGATGGAACCGATCTGGATGGCCAGCGGGTCCGGGTTGTCAGCATTCGGGTAGCTGTCCTGTGGTCCGGGATATTTGGTATCGAGATAACGGCCACCCCAACCGGAGGTCAGTATTTCATTGGAATCTGATCCGGTGAGCCAGATGTCCGTGGCGCGGAAGTGGGAGAAATTGGGGGAAGGATAACCAACGCTTTGGATGATGCTGGCTTTGCCTTCGTTATATAACTGCTGCACGCCTTTCATCGCAGGGTGCAGGCCGGATTTAAGGTAGTTGTCGAGCCGCAGTACTTTTCCTTCCGGAATAGCAATGTTTGTCCTGGCAGACTGGTATTTTCCATAGATATCCAATGGGATGACCATGTTGAGCCCATCATTGCCTCCGGTCAGCTGAATCATTACCAGCACGTGGTCATTGTCGGCAGCGGCGCCGCTTAAGGCAGCCAGCATGGGCGAGCTTCCAAAAGCCTTGATAGAAAAGCCGTTGATAATGGTTGGCAATATCGCGGCCGGGGCTGTATATTTCAGGAAATCTCTTCTTTTCATAGAAAGGTTTTTCAGGACAATTGATATTCTGAAAGGTTCATGATGTATTTGTACAGGGCTTGCAGGTGATTGGTCACCTCTTTCGTATTGGCAGCGTCGCCGGGATTGGATTTATAATTGTTCCAGGCGCTGGTCCAGTAGCTGTTGGTACTTTGTCCGGCCAGCAGGATGGTATCTTTCAGGAACGTCTTCACATTATCGGACACGCCTACACGATAAAGGATATCCAGCGAATCATTGACAAGTGCTACCGGATCACCGGGGTTGGAGAGTTTGTCCGCAAATGCCAGGGGATCGATTTTCACGTTTTTATAGCCGGTGGTGATCAAACCATCGCTCAACTGGTTTCTTCGGGGCAGAGTGGCAGTATTGATCCACAGTTCATGATAGGCGGGTTCCTGATAGTAGGCTTCCCAGCCTGCTACCAGCGGCGGATCGCCCAGGTTCTGCAACATACCGGCCATGGCGTTGTGCAGGTCGCCCCAGCGTTGGTACTGGTTGGTGTAGTCTGATGGGAACGTCACGCCAAATTCGCGGCACATGCCGATACAGAAATCCACAGGGCTTTTAATCAGGCAGGCCATATTAAGCGGATCAAAGAAATGCTCGCTGGTAAACAGCGCGTTGAGCGTTGCTTTGATATCATAACCGCTGCTGCGGAAAATATCTGCCAGTGGCTGGATCACATTCGCTTCCGTAGCCTGGTCTATATCATAGTATACAAAAAAGCGATAGAGTTTACGGCAGATGAACTTAGCGACTTCCGGTTGCGCAAAAATGATATCCAGGAGGGCGTCCACCTCGGTAGCGCCATCCGGCCCGGTTTGACCGGAGATGACCTTGTTGCCGTAGAAACCGGAAAACTGTTTATTGGTGATATCGTGCTGCGTTGTGTTAAACGTACTGACGATCGCGGTACGATCTACCCGGAAGCCCGTCAGCACGCGGGCGGTCGCTCTTACATCATCTTCCGTATAGTGCGAATCTGGCCCTTTTCCGACGGTAAAGAGCTCATGTAGTTCGCGGGCGTAGTTTTCATCAGCGGCGCCTTTGGAGTTCAGGTAACCGTTGAGATATACGAGCATGCATGGGTCCAGCGTCACTGCTTTGGTCAGCGCTTTAAAATTGCCCAGTGCGTATTGCCGTAGGGTGAGGTTATACTGGTAGATAAAGCGGCTGTCATTCACCATGGTTGTTTCTGTCACAAAGTGATTATGCCAGAAGAGCACCATTTTCTCGTGTATGCTTGCCTGTTGGTTGAGCATCTGCCCTACCCACCATGCTTTATAGGAGTCGATCCTTTTGCGTTCCAGCATTTCATCGCCCTGGGCGGCTCTTACCCAGGTGGCGCCTGGCGCCACGCCGGTACTGTCCGTGCCGTAGTTATTCACCGGAGGTGTAGGGTCTGCCTGTGCAGTAAGCAGTATGTCCACCACCTGTTGCATACCAAGGCTTTTCAGGGCTTTGATATTTTCCGGCGAAGCGCCGAAGGTAGTCCGTTTAAGGAGGTGGATGAGTTGCTGGTCGCCCCAGGCACCAGTGTAGGGAGTAAGCCCGGTTGCCGTACGGGCAACAGTTTTGCTGTTCCGCGTATTGCGGGCAGGCGATAAGGTCAGGAATTGTCTGCGATCCATAAAGCGATATGGTTGAGAT
The Chitinophaga varians genome window above contains:
- a CDS encoding DUF1501 domain-containing protein; its protein translation is MKRRDFLKYTAPAAILPTIINGFSIKAFGSSPMLAALSGAAADNDHVLVMIQLTGGNDGLNMVIPLDIYGKYQSARTNIAIPEGKVLRLDNYLKSGLHPAMKGVQQLYNEGKASIIQSVGYPSPNFSHFRATDIWLTGSDSNEILTSGWGGRYLDTKYPGPQDSYPNADNPDPLAIQIGSIVSPAFQGADASRGMAITSATDFYNLIDGVVDPVPNTKAGKELEYIRMIAKQTNSYERTIKAAAAKVTSQGPYPANNNLADQLKIVARLVAGGLKTRMYMVSTGGFDTHASQTESGDTTTGGHAKLLGGVSDAIKAFMDDLKGLRASRRVVGMTFSEFGRRIKSNFSMGTDHGAAAPMIVFGDYVNQGVLGNSPAIPDNTSVADNVPMQYDFRSVYASILEQWFCVDQTDLNKILQKDYQRLPLISGVACGVITNLPDLNTDDKKLITNSPNPFTSATTITYITGNGNTMIQIFDTMGRLVSVPVNKIHTPGTYTFTFDAEYLPNGVYYARFQNGSVQQVRPMLKVK
- a CDS encoding DUF1800 family protein translates to MDRRQFLTLSPARNTRNSKTVARTATGLTPYTGAWGDQQLIHLLKRTTFGASPENIKALKSLGMQQVVDILLTAQADPTPPVNNYGTDSTGVAPGATWVRAAQGDEMLERKRIDSYKAWWVGQMLNQQASIHEKMVLFWHNHFVTETTMVNDSRFIYQYNLTLRQYALGNFKALTKAVTLDPCMLVYLNGYLNSKGAADENYARELHELFTVGKGPDSHYTEDDVRATARVLTGFRVDRTAIVSTFNTTQHDITNKQFSGFYGNKVISGQTGPDGATEVDALLDIIFAQPEVAKFICRKLYRFFVYYDIDQATEANVIQPLADIFRSSGYDIKATLNALFTSEHFFDPLNMACLIKSPVDFCIGMCREFGVTFPSDYTNQYQRWGDLHNAMAGMLQNLGDPPLVAGWEAYYQEPAYHELWINTATLPRRNQLSDGLITTGYKNVKIDPLAFADKLSNPGDPVALVNDSLDILYRVGVSDNVKTFLKDTILLAGQSTNSYWTSAWNNYKSNPGDAANTKEVTNHLQALYKYIMNLSEYQLS